The Chordicoccus furentiruminis DNA window TTTGAGTCAGAAGCCGCCTCCTATCTCGCGTCGCGCGGTTTTCTGATTCTCGAACGGAATTTCCGCACGCGTATCGGCGAGATCGATCTGATCGCCAGAGAACCGGAAGCAGACGGATCCTCTCTTGTCTTCATCGAGGTCAAATACAGGAAAAGCAAGGAGAAGGGCGGCGGTCCGCTGATGGCCGTGGGGGCCCGGAAGCAGCGGACCATTTTCCTCGTCGCGGAGCAGTATCTGATCCGCCGTCGGCTCCCGTTCGACACCCGCTGCCGGTTTGATGTGATCGGCATCACGCCGGACGGCATACGCCATATCCGCGATGCCTTCCGGATACACGGAGGCGTTTGATCATGGGAAGAAGCACGGCAGCCGGATGATAAGACGGACCGCGAAAAAAGGAGACAACAAATGGATATCCGATGGATCGACGAGAAACACAGAGGCATGGCATTTCACAGAGACGGCCGTCTTCTCTGGCTTTCCGTGCCGGCCTATGACACAATTCCCTGGCTGGCCAACGGCTTCTCCACCCGTTTCGGAGGCGTGAGCACCGGCGACGCTGCGTCGCTCAACTTCGACTTCAAGAGAGATACCAATCCGGAAAATGTCAGAGAGAATACACGCCGGTTCGCCTCCGCGGTTGGCGTGACGCCGGAGAGCGTCGTCTGCACCGACCAGACGCACACGGCGCGTGTGATCCGCGTGACGGTAGAGGACCGCGGAAAAGGCGTGTTCCGCGAGCTGACATGGCATGACGTAGACGGCTTGATCACGAATGAGCCGGATGTGGCGCTTACCGTGCATACCGCCGACTGTGCGCCGGTTTATCTCGTTGATCCGGTCCGCCGGGCTGTCGGGCTGGTGCACTCCGGCTGGCGCGGCACGGCCGCCGGCATCGGACGCGCCGCCGTGGAACAGATGAGAGCCGCCTTCGGCACAAGCCCGTCCGACCTGATCTGCGCCATCGGCCCCTGCATCGCAGCCGACTGCTACGAGGTGAGTGCGGATGTCGCCGCCCAGTTTCCGCCGTCCGTATCCCGGCGGAAGGAGAACGGAAAGTATATGCTGGATCTGATGGCCGCCAACCGCGAGGTGCTCACCGGGGCCGGCGTGCCCCGGGACCGGATCTTCATGCCGAATCTCTGCACCTGCTGCAACCCCGATCTTTTCTTCTCGCACCGGGCTTCACACGGCCGGCGCGGCGTTCTCTGCGCGCTGCTCGCGATCCGTCCGTCCGTCGGTTGACAAACAGACTCCGGAAACATAGAATAAGACAGATTTGACAGTTTGCTAAATGAGGAGGCAATCGCATGGCAGTTCCTTACAATCATCTCGAAATCGAGAGCAAGTGGAGCAGGCGGTGGGAAGAGCACCCCATCAATATCAATGACGGGAAAAAGCCGAAATACTACTGCCTGGACATGTTTCCGTATCCGTCCGGCGCCGGGCTTCATGTGGGGCACTGGAGAGGCTACGTGATCTCCGATGTGTGGGCGAGATATAAGATGATGGACGGCGGTCACTACGTCATCCACCCGATGGGATGGGACGCGTTCGGACTGCCTGCTGAGAACTACGCCATCAAAACCGGTCAGCATCCGTCGATTTCCACCGAGAACAACATCCGGAATATCCGCCGCCAGATCAAACAGATCGGGGCGGTCCGCGACTGGGACATGGAGCTCAACACGACAGACCCGAAGTTCTACAAGTGGACCCAGTGGATCTTCGTGCAGATGTTCAGGCACGGACTTGCCTATGAAAAGAAGATGCCGCTCAACTGGTGCCCGCACTGCAAGGCGGTTCTCGCCAACGAGGAAGTCGTGGACGGAAAGTGCGAGCGCTGCGGCAGCGAGGTGACGAAGAAAAATCTCCGTCAGTGGATGCTGAAGATCACCGCCTACGCGGACAGACTGCTCGACGGACTGGAAACGCTGGACTGGCCCGAAAAGGTCAAGAAGATGCAGACTGACTGGATCGGCCGTTCCTACGGCGCCGAGGTTGACTTTCCCGTCGACGGCTCGGACGAGAAGATCACGGTCTACACGACACGCCCGGATACCCTCTGGGGCGCCACGTTTATGGTGCTCTCGCCGGAGCATCCGCTGGCGAAAAAGCTGGCATCTCCGGAGCAGGCGGATGCCGTGGAGGCTTACTGCCAGTATGCCTCCGGCCGTTCCAATGTAGAGCGTGTCCAGAACAAGGAGAAGACCGGCGTCTTCACCGGCGCATACGCTGTCAACCCGCTGAATCACAGGAAAGTGCCGATCTGGCTGTCGGACTACGTGCTGGCGGACTACGGCACAGGCGCGATTATGTGCGTGCCCGCACATGATGACCGCGACTTTGAGTTCGCGAAAAAATTCGGCCTTCCGATCATCCAGGTCATCGCGAAGGACGGAAAGGAAATCCCGGACATGCAGGAGGCTTATACCGAGGCTTCCGGCACCATGATCAATTCCGGCGACTGGAATGGAATGGAGTCTTCCGTTCTCAAACAGGAAGCGCCGATGATCATCGAGAAGATGGGGATCGGGCGGAAGACCGTCAACTATAAGCTCCGCGACTGGGTTTTCTCTCGCCAGCGCTACTGGGGCGAGCCGATTCCGATCATCCACTGCCCGAAGTGCGGGGCTGTGCCCGTTCCGGAGGATCAGCTTCCGGTTCTGCTTCCTGACGTGGAGTCCTATCAGCCGACGGACACCGGCGAGTCGCCGCTCGCGGCGATTTCCCGCTGGGTCAACACCACCTGCCCGTGCTGCGGCGGTCCGGCGAAGCGGGAAACGAACACGATGCCGCAGTGGGCGGGATCGTCCTGGTATTTCCTCCGGTATGTGGACGTCCACAATGACAAAGAGCTGGTGAGCCGGGAGAAGGCGGACAAGTATCTTCCGGTGGACATGTACATCGGAGGCGTGGAGCATGCGGTGCTGCATCTTCTGTACTCCCGTTTCTACACGAAGTTCCTTCATGACATCGGCGTCATCGACTTCGATGAGCCGTTCCAGCGTCTGTTCAATCAGGGCATGATCCTCGGACCCAAGGGCATCAAGATGTCCAAATCGCTTGGCAACGTCGTCTCCCCGGATGACATGGTGCGCGATTACGGCTGCGACTCGCTCCGGATCTATGAGCTTTTCATCGGACCGCCGGATCAGGACTCCGCGTGGGATGAGCGGGGGATCGACGGCGTCAACCGGTTCCTGAAGAAATTCTGGAATCTGGCTCTCGATTCGATTGATGCGGACGTAAAGGCGACGCCGGAGATGATCCGGATTCGCCACAAGCTGGTTCAGGACATCACGATGCGTCTCAACCAGTTCGCGCTGAATACGGCGATCTCCAAGTTCATGGAGTACAACAACCAGATGGCAAAAATCGCCCAGCAGACCGGCGGCATCGATAAGGAGACCATCGCAGTCTATGTGACGCTGCTGGCCCCCTTCGCTCCCCATATCGCGGAGGAGATCTGGGAGCGGCTCGGACACACGGACTCGGTGTTCCATCAGCCCTGGCCCGAGGCGGACGCCCGTCTCGCGGCGGATGACGAGAAGGAGATTCCGGTTCAGATGAACGGCAGGACGAGGGCTGTTGTCCGTCTCGCGGTGGACGCCGCGAAAGATGAGGCACTCGCGGCGGGAAGGGATGCACTGAAGGACCGACTGGACGGCGTTCAGCTTGTGAAGGAAATCTACGTACCGGGCCGCATCATCAAT harbors:
- the pgeF gene encoding peptidoglycan editing factor PgeF, with the translated sequence MDIRWIDEKHRGMAFHRDGRLLWLSVPAYDTIPWLANGFSTRFGGVSTGDAASLNFDFKRDTNPENVRENTRRFASAVGVTPESVVCTDQTHTARVIRVTVEDRGKGVFRELTWHDVDGLITNEPDVALTVHTADCAPVYLVDPVRRAVGLVHSGWRGTAAGIGRAAVEQMRAAFGTSPSDLICAIGPCIAADCYEVSADVAAQFPPSVSRRKENGKYMLDLMAANREVLTGAGVPRDRIFMPNLCTCCNPDLFFSHRASHGRRGVLCALLAIRPSVG
- the leuS gene encoding leucine--tRNA ligase, coding for MAVPYNHLEIESKWSRRWEEHPININDGKKPKYYCLDMFPYPSGAGLHVGHWRGYVISDVWARYKMMDGGHYVIHPMGWDAFGLPAENYAIKTGQHPSISTENNIRNIRRQIKQIGAVRDWDMELNTTDPKFYKWTQWIFVQMFRHGLAYEKKMPLNWCPHCKAVLANEEVVDGKCERCGSEVTKKNLRQWMLKITAYADRLLDGLETLDWPEKVKKMQTDWIGRSYGAEVDFPVDGSDEKITVYTTRPDTLWGATFMVLSPEHPLAKKLASPEQADAVEAYCQYASGRSNVERVQNKEKTGVFTGAYAVNPLNHRKVPIWLSDYVLADYGTGAIMCVPAHDDRDFEFAKKFGLPIIQVIAKDGKEIPDMQEAYTEASGTMINSGDWNGMESSVLKQEAPMIIEKMGIGRKTVNYKLRDWVFSRQRYWGEPIPIIHCPKCGAVPVPEDQLPVLLPDVESYQPTDTGESPLAAISRWVNTTCPCCGGPAKRETNTMPQWAGSSWYFLRYVDVHNDKELVSREKADKYLPVDMYIGGVEHAVLHLLYSRFYTKFLHDIGVIDFDEPFQRLFNQGMILGPKGIKMSKSLGNVVSPDDMVRDYGCDSLRIYELFIGPPDQDSAWDERGIDGVNRFLKKFWNLALDSIDADVKATPEMIRIRHKLVQDITMRLNQFALNTAISKFMEYNNQMAKIAQQTGGIDKETIAVYVTLLAPFAPHIAEEIWERLGHTDSVFHQPWPEADARLAADDEKEIPVQMNGRTRAVVRLAVDAAKDEALAAGRDALKDRLDGVQLVKEIYVPGRIINFVVRK
- a CDS encoding YraN family protein; translated protein: MNRRTVGAAFESEAASYLASRGFLILERNFRTRIGEIDLIAREPEADGSSLVFIEVKYRKSKEKGGGPLMAVGARKQRTIFLVAEQYLIRRRLPFDTRCRFDVIGITPDGIRHIRDAFRIHGGV